One Candidatus Methylomirabilota bacterium genomic window, CTGGTCGCCACGGAGAAAGGGACACCCGTCGCCGACGCCACGGTGAAGGTCAACGACAAGGAACTCGGCAAGACGGGCGCCACCGGCGAATTCGTCTACGAATACAAGAACCAGCCCAAGACGGGCGTCACCCTCACTGTCACCAAGGCCGGGTACTCCGCCTGGCAAAAGACCGGTGCCCTAGACCCCGGGCAGCGGCTGGAGGTCGGGCTGTCCCGGCGCGCAGTCGTCAACGTGACCGCGCTCACCGAGCAATACGGCCACACCAGCGGGATGGCGGGTGTCGCGGTGAGCATCGATGGAAGAACGGTCGGCAAGACGGATGACCGGGGCGTCTACGCCTACACCTATGACGGCACGCCGGGTAGGAAGGTGCACCTGGCGCTTTCGTTGCCCGGCTATATCCCGGGCGAATGGAAGACGGTCGTCACGCTGGAAGGGCAGGTCAGTATCCCGCGCTACTTCTATCCGACCACGCCCAAGCAAATCCGGGTCGGCATTTACCGGTTCGTGGGCAACACCCTGGGCGTCGATCTCAAGGAGATCGCGGCCCAGACCGACAGCGCGGTTTCGAACCAGCTCTTCCGATACACCGTCTTCCGTGAGGTCCCCAGCGCCGAGCTCGAGGCCGAGGTCAAGCGCGCCAAGCTGGGCATCGACCGGATCACGACCAAGGGCTGGCAGGACACGCCGCTGCGCAGAACCGTCGACATGATCGTAGTGGGCAGTGTCGCCAAGGATGACAAAGGCTTCGTCATCGAGGCGAAGTTCTACACCTCCGGCGGGCAACTGATCCTGAGCCAGATCACGCGGGCTCGGGACAGCGGCGCCATCACCGGCGCCGCCCGAGAGATCGCGGCGAACGTGATGGAGCGGTTTCCCTTCGAAGGGACGATCGTCGCGGTCGAGGACGAGACCTACCGCGTCAATATCGGCCGGCCGTACCGGATCGGCCGCGGCACTGAATTCACGCTGACCACTCCGACGATGGGGCAGGCGGGTAAGGTCACCGGGTATCGCGAAACGGGCAGGCTCAAGGTCAAGCGGGCCGAGGAGACGGGATCCGTGGCCGAGGTCGAGGACCTCAAGAAGAGTGAAAAGATCAAGATCGGCGACCGGGTCGTGCGGCGCGTGCATCAGGAGGGCGAAGAGCAAGGCGCCCGGACCTATTTCATCCTGTCCGCGAAGGGCGGGCTCCTGCCCGACGTGGCGCCACTCCCCCGGGTGAACGTCTACCTCAAGGGCGACTGGGCGGGCTCCACCGGCGCGGACGGCCAGGCGGAAGTGTCGGTCCGTCTGGGCAAGAGCTACGACCTCCTGCTCTACCGGCACGGGTACCAGCAGGTGAACGAGAAGATCAGGGTCGAGAAGAACGGGGACACCCGGGAGTTCGTGCTCAGCGCCAACAACTCCCTGTTCAAGGTCGAGTCCCAACCGTCAGGCGCCGCCGTGTTGGTCGATGGGGATCAACTCGGCAAGACACCGATCCTGGACGGCAAGCCGGTCGGCCTCGGGTTCCACACGGTGAAGCTCACCGTGGGTGAGGATTACCGCGACTGGGAAGAGGTCGTGGAGTTCGACAAGAAGATCGAGGATCGTACCGGCGACCGGAAGATCGCGCTGTCCCTGGACTATCTCAAGATCGGGGAGAGAGCGGCGCAGAAGGGCGATATCAACGCGGCCATCCAGGCCTACGCCAGCACGGACAAGAATCACCCGGACTACTCGGAGGCCCACCACCGGCTGGCGCGGATCTATCTGGACGAGAAGAACGATTACGAAGCGGCGATTCGCGAGCTCGAAAGCATCCTGTCGTTGCCGCAGAACCAGCAGCTCATCTACAAGCAGTTCGCCGTGGCCTTCACCAATCTCGGCCATGCCTATTACGAGAAAGGCAACAGCCTGGTCGAGAAAGACCGGGAGGGAGCCGCGCAGTGGTTCGCCCGGGCGATACAGAATCTCCAGATCGCGCGGCAGAACACACGCTTCTTCCCGACCCTGCACTACGACGAGGCGCTGCACAATACCTATTTCTATCTGGCGCTGTCGTACCACAAGCTCTATCTGGTCACCCGAAAAGA contains:
- a CDS encoding PEGA domain-containing protein is translated as LVATEKGTPVADATVKVNDKELGKTGATGEFVYEYKNQPKTGVTLTVTKAGYSAWQKTGALDPGQRLEVGLSRRAVVNVTALTEQYGHTSGMAGVAVSIDGRTVGKTDDRGVYAYTYDGTPGRKVHLALSLPGYIPGEWKTVVTLEGQVSIPRYFYPTTPKQIRVGIYRFVGNTLGVDLKEIAAQTDSAVSNQLFRYTVFREVPSAELEAEVKRAKLGIDRITTKGWQDTPLRRTVDMIVVGSVAKDDKGFVIEAKFYTSGGQLILSQITRARDSGAITGAAREIAANVMERFPFEGTIVAVEDETYRVNIGRPYRIGRGTEFTLTTPTMGQAGKVTGYRETGRLKVKRAEETGSVAEVEDLKKSEKIKIGDRVVRRVHQEGEEQGARTYFILSAKGGLLPDVAPLPRVNVYLKGDWAGSTGADGQAEVSVRLGKSYDLLLYRHGYQQVNEKIRVEKNGDTREFVLSANNSLFKVESQPSGAAVLVDGDQLGKTPILDGKPVGLGFHTVKLTVGEDYRDWEEVVEFDKKIEDRTGDRKIALSLDYLKIGERAAQKGDINAAIQAYASTDKNHPDYSEAHHRLARIYLDEKNDYEAAIRELESILSLPQNQQLIYKQFAVAFTNLGHAYYEKGNSLVEKDREGAAQWFARAIQNLQIARQNTRFFPTLHYDEALHNTYFYLALSYHKLYLVTRKESVMNNASLAWREYFDFFPKKLEGNPAFEQSREAARKYSAQIKEQPS